The following nucleotide sequence is from Candidatus Rhabdochlamydia sp. T3358.
CAAACAGAGTTCCTATTACTTTAGGAATGGGTTTCCCAATCAATCCCTCAGGACGCAGTGAAGTGCGTAGATTTTTCTTTTCTATGGGTGGACAATTTTAACAAGGAGTATATCTTATGAAGAATCCATTTATTTCGACCGTATTGTTTTTTACAGCTCTTAGTACATCTTTAATGGCTGCTGAATACAAAGTAGTAAATACTAGAGACTGTTTTATGAACTCTAAGCTGGGCAAGCAAGAGCAAGAAGCCTTCGAAAGTCTTAAAAATCAAAAAGCAACTTTAATGGAAGAAAAAAGCAAAGAACTCGAAGAAGTTGTTAAAAAGTTAAGCGATCCAACCATTTTAGATAGCATGAGCCCGGAAGCAGAACAACGTACAAAAGATGATTATGCTAGATTGAGTCAAGAGTTAAAGGGTATGTACGAAGAATGCCAGCAAATTCTCTATCAAAAAGAAATGCAGATTGGCCAAAAGCTACAAAGCAATATTGACAAAGCTCTAGAAGAAATGAAAGATGATTGTGTCATTTTAAAAAGCGATGCGTGTCACTATTATCCTAAAGAATTAGATATAACCAACACAGTGGTTAAAAAATTAGATGAAAAATTCGATCAAATAGCGCAGGCACAAAAAAAAACTCCTAATGAACCAAAGCATGAAGTGGTAAAATAGTTCATTTGTGTATAAAGAATTAAAAACGAAAAGGAGCTGGGCATTTATCCATCTAAATAAATGCCCATCAATCATATGAAAAAATTTACTCTACAAGAAATTGCTGCGCTTACAGAATCAACTTTAGTAGGCAATCCAAATCACCTCATTAATAACGTTGACTCCCTAGAAAATGCGGGTTCTGAAGATGCTTCCTTTTTAGCTAACCCTCGTTATCGCACATCAGTAAGCCAGTCTAAAGCAGGAGTAATCTGTATAGAAAGTACTTTTCCTGTAGAAGAAGGGAAAAATTTTCTTCTATCTGATAATCCTTCCATTACCTTTCAAAAAATTATAAAAATTCTCTTACTCCCTCAAAACAGTTCTGGTTTTAAAGGAATCCATCCCAGTGCAATTATTCACGAAAGCGCAGAAATTGGTCAAAACGTACAAATAGGCCCTTCTGTTGTAATTGATAAAAATACAAAAATTGGTAACGGTTGCATCATTTACCCCTTCACTTTTATTGGTCCTAATAGCTGCCTTGGAGAAGAGTGCACTATCTATTCTCACGTAACCATTCGAGAGAAAACCATCCTTGGTAATCGCGTCATTCTACAACCAGGAGTTGTCATTGGTTCCTGTGGTTTTGGATACACGACAGATCAAAACGGCCAACATTCTAAATTAGAGCAGCTCGGTTCTGTTATCATCGAAGATGACGTAGAAATAGGTGCTAATACCACAATCGATCGAGCTCGTTTTAAAGCAACTAGAATCGGTAAAGGAACAAAAATTGATAACCTCGTTCAGATCGCCCATAACGTAAGCCTTGGATCTCATAATATCGTTGTATCTCAAACAGGGATTGCTGGCTCTGTAAAAACAGGTGAAAATGTCATGTTTGGTGGACAAGTAGGCGTTGTAGGTCATGTGGAAATTGCCAGTAATGTCATGATTGCTACCCGCGGTGGAGTTAGTAAATCCATTGACAAACCAGGCAAATACGGAGGCAGCCCTGTCATACCTCTTCCCAAATACAACAGAGAACAAGCACGGGTGAGAAATATTCCAAAGTACTTAGCGCAAATCGAAGAACTAAAAAAAAGAGTTGAAGACTTAGAAAAAGCAGCTTTAAAAAGCTAAACAAGTGATTTTTTTCTAAAAAAACTCCTTACTAAATCAAAATGCTCTTTTAAGTTTTAAAGAAACGAGTATCAGAATGCTCAGACACTGTATGAAGGCTTAAGTCAGTGTTATGTAATATAATTAATAAATATTGTTTTACATATTTATCATTAAGTATTCTAGCTTTCATCTTGATTTTTTAAAGTATTTGCATTTTTAAACATGAATAGTTACTTAAAAAAAGTTTATATTGTTTTTTATAATAAACTTATGTAAAATATCCTTTTTAATCCCTTTAAAAGAAGGGAAACTTATGGAAAGTTTAAATAGATTTGTAAGTGCAGTAAGTTCTTTTGCTCAAGCTGGAGGAGCTTTACGAGGCCAAGTAGCTTTTGAGCGTTGGTATTTTCACTACCACAATAAATTGAGCCCTCAACAAATAGCAAAGAATCCTTCTATCCAAGTCTTTTGTAGATTATGGGCTGTTGCTTCTGCCATTGAAAGTCTTGCAAAAGCACTTATTGTATTTGTATCTGCTCTTTATTATAGGTATATGGAAAACCACGCAGAAGTAGAAAAACGAGTAGATGTTCTATATGAACAAGATAATAGCTTGTATTACAGTTTTTTTGCCGTATATTCTCCGAAAGAAGCATCAAAAGACTTCTCTGTATATAATAAAAAAGATCCTAGTCAATCCATAACTCGAACAGAATGGTTTGGGTACTCTTTAGGGAATCAATCTTGGGGAACTGCATATACTGGTAAGACAACATTAGAAATGCTTATCAATACCCATTAAGTCTTTTTTAGTATTGCACTTAAATTCTATATTTTGCCATAGCTTAAACTAAATAGACAAAGCTATGGAAAAATGATCGAATACTTCTTTAAAACAGCAAAAGACGAATCTTTTATTCCGATTCCCTCTGCTAAAGATGGCTGCTGGATTCATTTGGAAGAAGCATTAGCTGCTGATTTAGATCAAGTAGGTCAGTTGATTGGATTAGAATATAGCGATCTTCAAGACAGTCTTGATCGTTATGAAATTCCTCGTATTGATCATATTAAAAATAATGTACTGATTTTTTCTCGTTGTCCTATTGAACTAGACAATGCTGTGGGTTTATATACAGAAACTCTAACCATGATTGTCACCCCTTGCTATTTTATTACCATTAGCCCTCAAAAAAATGGTATATTGCGAGGTTTTTTGAATAAACCAAATACATTTGCTACAACACAACGCTCTAAATTAGTTATTCATTTATGTATGCGGGTGATTCAAGAATTCACGATGCAGATCAGAAAAGTGCGTTATTACGTCTTAATGCAGGAAAAGGAAATCATCAGTGTAGACAGTGAGGATATCACTATATTAACTCGTCAGGAAGAAATTCTGAATCAATACCTCTCTAGTCTAGAGCCGATGGA
It contains:
- the lpxD gene encoding UDP-3-O-(3-hydroxymyristoyl)glucosamine N-acyltransferase, with product MKKFTLQEIAALTESTLVGNPNHLINNVDSLENAGSEDASFLANPRYRTSVSQSKAGVICIESTFPVEEGKNFLLSDNPSITFQKIIKILLLPQNSSGFKGIHPSAIIHESAEIGQNVQIGPSVVIDKNTKIGNGCIIYPFTFIGPNSCLGEECTIYSHVTIREKTILGNRVILQPGVVIGSCGFGYTTDQNGQHSKLEQLGSVIIEDDVEIGANTTIDRARFKATRIGKGTKIDNLVQIAHNVSLGSHNIVVSQTGIAGSVKTGENVMFGGQVGVVGHVEIASNVMIATRGGVSKSIDKPGKYGGSPVIPLPKYNREQARVRNIPKYLAQIEELKKRVEDLEKAALKS
- a CDS encoding OmpH family outer membrane protein, whose protein sequence is MKNPFISTVLFFTALSTSLMAAEYKVVNTRDCFMNSKLGKQEQEAFESLKNQKATLMEEKSKELEEVVKKLSDPTILDSMSPEAEQRTKDDYARLSQELKGMYEECQQILYQKEMQIGQKLQSNIDKALEEMKDDCVILKSDACHYYPKELDITNTVVKKLDEKFDQIAQAQKKTPNEPKHEVVK
- a CDS encoding magnesium transporter CorA family protein → MIEYFFKTAKDESFIPIPSAKDGCWIHLEEALAADLDQVGQLIGLEYSDLQDSLDRYEIPRIDHIKNNVLIFSRCPIELDNAVGLYTETLTMIVTPCYFITISPQKNGILRGFLNKPNTFATTQRSKLVIHLCMRVIQEFTMQIRKVRYYVLMQEKEIISVDSEDITILTRQEEILNQYLSSLEPMELVLKELPSGKYIPLQDKDQALLEDVFHSLKQSETICEIALKSIRSLRDSYQIIFTNNLHKTIKLLTALTIIFNIPTIVSSVYGMNIALPFADNMHAFAIILSLIFGFSLLFLWFFKRKMWL